The following proteins come from a genomic window of Gimesia chilikensis:
- a CDS encoding ABC transporter permease: MNNRVKLALEDVVDVIKSSRLCMFLAWFDIRIRYRRSKIGPFWITISMAIFIIALGVVYSKLFNMAPDEYLPNLAAGYLFWTLIAATISEAPTIFIDNAAYLKDMKINLLVFVFRALARNTIIFLHNALFIMFVCFYFKIWPQLQTLLVIPGLFLVLLNLFWITLFFGIVGARYRDLAPIIQSMVQVLFFVSPITWLPKLVGEDSWVVMFNPIAYFLDLTRAPILNQTPALSSWLITAGISIIGFAVSLLLYAYKRDRIVYWI, from the coding sequence TGATCAAATCCAGCCGGTTATGTATGTTTCTGGCATGGTTTGATATTCGCATCCGTTATCGCAGATCTAAAATTGGTCCATTCTGGATCACGATCAGTATGGCAATTTTTATCATTGCCCTGGGAGTTGTTTACTCCAAACTGTTCAACATGGCTCCCGATGAATATCTGCCCAACCTGGCGGCAGGTTATCTGTTCTGGACGCTCATAGCGGCGACCATCAGTGAAGCTCCCACGATCTTCATTGACAATGCCGCTTATCTCAAAGATATGAAAATCAATCTGCTGGTCTTTGTATTCCGGGCGCTGGCACGTAACACGATCATCTTCCTGCACAATGCCCTGTTTATCATGTTTGTCTGCTTTTATTTTAAAATCTGGCCTCAATTACAGACACTTCTCGTGATTCCAGGTCTGTTTCTGGTGTTGTTGAATCTGTTCTGGATCACCCTGTTTTTCGGGATCGTGGGTGCCCGCTATCGTGACCTGGCCCCCATTATTCAAAGTATGGTACAGGTGCTGTTTTTCGTCTCTCCGATAACCTGGTTACCCAAGCTCGTAGGAGAAGACAGCTGGGTTGTGATGTTCAATCCGATTGCTTACTTCCTTGACCTGACTCGCGCCCCCATATTGAACCAGACTCCTGCATTGAGCTCCTGGTTGATTACCGCAGGAATCAGTATTATCGGTTTTGCTGTCAGCCTCTTACTTTACGCCTACAAACGAGACCGGATTGTTTATTGGATTTGA
- a CDS encoding SIS domain-containing protein codes for MSQATRIICRNLERSIAAKNELLQNAQTQAEFARSVDIVLNCYQQGGRLYVAGNGGSAADAQHLAAEFVSRLARDRAPLPAEALTTDSSIITAIGNDYGYDQIFSRQIAGKLSSKDVFLGITTSGNSPNIVKALQVCRERNIQSIVFTGHDGGAVREWSDVCVIAPGELTSQIQEVHLVLEHTLCECVEAALFDFEL; via the coding sequence ATGAGCCAGGCAACCAGAATCATTTGCAGAAACCTGGAACGTTCCATCGCAGCCAAAAACGAGTTGTTGCAGAACGCACAGACTCAGGCCGAATTTGCCCGGTCAGTCGACATCGTATTGAACTGCTATCAGCAGGGGGGCCGCCTGTACGTTGCCGGGAACGGTGGCTCCGCGGCTGACGCCCAGCATCTGGCTGCGGAATTTGTCAGTCGCCTGGCCAGGGACCGTGCCCCGCTGCCTGCGGAAGCGCTCACTACAGACTCCTCGATCATTACCGCCATTGGCAATGATTATGGCTACGATCAGATCTTCTCCCGCCAGATTGCGGGCAAACTGAGCTCGAAAGATGTCTTTCTGGGAATTACGACATCCGGGAATTCGCCGAATATCGTGAAGGCCCTGCAGGTCTGCCGCGAGCGCAACATCCAAAGCATTGTCTTCACCGGCCACGATGGCGGAGCAGTGCGTGAATGGAGCGACGTCTGCGTGATTGCCCCTGGTGAGTTAACCAGCCAGATCCAGGAAGTGCACCTGGTACTGGAGCACACGCTTTGTGAGTGTGTCGAAGCGGCCCTGTTTGACTTCGAACTTTAA
- a CDS encoding ABC transporter ATP-binding protein encodes MARIKVENVTLHYPIIGAGDRSVKNRLLNFATGGKITRDSGTMVVTGLDRIDLELRDGDRLGLIGHNGAGKSTLLKVLAGIYIPTQGSVDIEGRVVSTLNITLGFEQEATGFENIFLRGRLLGLTTAEIEDKLEEIAEFTELGKYLDLPVRVYSSGMLMRLAFAIMTSLESEILLMDEVIGTGDARFIHKAEARLNEFMNKAKIMVIASHSDDVIREFCNTALLLKNGTPFAQGEIEEVLEIYQSADYQT; translated from the coding sequence ATGGCCAGGATTAAAGTAGAAAATGTAACGCTGCATTACCCGATCATCGGGGCCGGCGACCGATCCGTGAAAAACAGGCTGCTGAACTTTGCGACCGGAGGAAAAATCACCCGGGACAGTGGCACAATGGTCGTTACAGGCCTCGATCGAATCGACCTGGAACTGCGGGACGGCGACCGTCTGGGTTTGATTGGACACAATGGTGCCGGTAAATCCACATTACTGAAAGTTCTGGCTGGAATCTATATTCCGACACAAGGCTCTGTGGATATTGAGGGACGCGTTGTTTCGACCCTGAATATTACACTGGGTTTTGAACAAGAAGCCACGGGATTTGAGAATATCTTTCTGCGTGGTCGTCTGCTGGGACTGACCACCGCCGAAATCGAAGACAAGCTCGAAGAAATCGCAGAGTTTACCGAGTTGGGCAAATATCTTGATCTGCCGGTACGAGTTTATTCTTCCGGGATGCTGATGCGGCTGGCATTTGCCATTATGACATCGCTGGAATCGGAGATTCTGCTGATGGACGAAGTCATTGGTACCGGGGACGCCCGCTTTATCCATAAGGCGGAAGCCCGATTGAATGAATTCATGAACAAAGCCAAAATCATGGTGATTGCTTCACATTCAGATGATGTCATCAGAGAGTTTTGTAACACGGCACTTCTTCTCAAAAACGGAACTCCCTTTGCCCAGGGTGAGATCGAAGAAGTGCTGGAAATTTATCAGTCAGCGGATTACCAGACATAA
- a CDS encoding glycosyltransferase gives MSHQKSILISGASYDALNNNSVLRSYVTEGFQEILGAGQVHQVALDYVIEGLEKYKPDILLMFGSCMPDDISYQAVKKHCQTHDILLSFWLHDDPYEIDYRFKVEDVADVIFSNDKWASQHYAHPHVFHMPLAASKKTHFRQVTDQYENDIFFCGVAFANRVQLIKDLAPVLSKYKTIIRGAEWPVNLADYVVNQTISNEKLIEYYGNSRITLNVGRHFDYANNRFKLVPSTPGPRTFEAAMAGAVQFFFTESLEILDYYEDGTEIVLFDSVSDFGKQLEQLFDDPQSLVKIGQAAQQKTLAQHSYANRAASILDILARHI, from the coding sequence ACTCTGTCCTGAGATCTTACGTTACAGAAGGATTTCAGGAAATCCTCGGGGCTGGCCAGGTACATCAGGTCGCGTTGGATTATGTGATTGAGGGACTGGAAAAATACAAACCTGATATCCTGTTGATGTTTGGCTCCTGCATGCCTGATGACATCTCGTATCAGGCAGTCAAAAAGCACTGTCAGACACATGATATCCTGCTCTCATTCTGGTTGCATGACGATCCCTATGAAATTGATTACCGATTCAAAGTTGAGGATGTGGCTGATGTAATCTTTTCGAATGACAAATGGGCCAGCCAGCATTATGCGCATCCACATGTTTTTCATATGCCCCTGGCAGCATCTAAAAAGACGCATTTTCGACAGGTCACAGATCAGTATGAAAATGATATCTTCTTTTGTGGGGTTGCCTTCGCAAATCGGGTCCAACTGATCAAAGATCTGGCACCCGTCCTGTCAAAATACAAAACCATCATCCGGGGAGCGGAATGGCCTGTGAACCTGGCTGACTACGTTGTGAATCAAACCATTTCGAATGAGAAGTTGATCGAGTATTACGGTAATTCCCGAATTACGCTCAATGTCGGCCGCCATTTTGATTATGCCAATAACAGGTTCAAACTGGTCCCTTCCACACCCGGACCGAGAACTTTCGAAGCTGCGATGGCCGGTGCTGTGCAGTTCTTCTTCACGGAAAGTCTGGAAATCCTCGACTATTACGAGGACGGCACCGAGATCGTACTGTTCGACTCTGTCAGCGATTTTGGGAAGCAGCTGGAGCAGCTGTTTGATGATCCGCAGTCTCTGGTTAAGATTGGTCAGGCGGCTCAACAGAAAACGCTGGCGCAGCACAGTTATGCCAATCGTGCTGCCAGCATCCTGGATATATTAGCGCGACACATTTGA